A part of Streptomyces sp. NBC_01235 genomic DNA contains:
- a CDS encoding PaaI family thioesterase, with protein MSGTSAALEPPANAVKPVRHPDAPVPGELLGAHYEHCFGCGGEQTHGLHLEARAGEGVTVTAEFTVRSAHQGAPGLAHGGILASALDETLGSLNWLLRTIAVTGRLETEFVRPVPVGTTLHLEAEVTAVAGRKIYSTATGRIDGPDGPVAVRADALFVEVAVEHFVNHGREEEIRAAMSDPDQIRRARAFEVNP; from the coding sequence CCCGTCCGGCACCCCGATGCTCCCGTGCCCGGCGAACTTCTCGGCGCCCACTACGAACACTGTTTCGGATGTGGCGGCGAGCAGACGCATGGGCTGCACCTGGAGGCTCGGGCCGGCGAGGGGGTGACCGTCACCGCCGAGTTCACCGTGCGGTCCGCCCACCAGGGCGCGCCCGGTCTCGCGCACGGCGGGATCCTGGCCTCGGCCCTCGACGAGACACTCGGCTCGCTGAACTGGTTGCTGCGGACCATCGCCGTGACCGGACGGCTGGAGACCGAATTCGTACGGCCCGTGCCCGTGGGTACCACGCTGCACCTGGAGGCCGAGGTGACGGCGGTGGCCGGGCGCAAGATCTACTCGACCGCCACCGGGCGGATCGACGGCCCCGACGGGCCCGTCGCCGTCCGTGCCGACGCGCTCTTCGTCGAGGTCGCGGTCGAGCACTTCGTGAACCACGGTCGCGAGGAGGAGATCCGGGCCGCGATGAGCGACCCGGACCAGATCCGGCGTGCCCGCGCCTTCGAGGTGAACCCGTGA
- the dut gene encoding dUTP diphosphatase: MSRDSLDVLIRRVDPDVPLPAYEHPGDAGADLRTTQSRELAPGERAVLPTGVSIALPEGYAAFVHPRSGLAARCGVALVNAPGTVDAGYRGEIKVIVVNLDPRESVRFERFDRIAQLVVQQVERVRFQEVAELPDSARAAGGFGSTGGHAAVGGASGTSGQAAEGGATGGNRYASVVSDREGQ, translated from the coding sequence GTGAGCCGCGACTCCCTGGACGTTCTGATCCGGCGCGTCGACCCCGACGTACCGCTTCCGGCGTACGAGCATCCTGGGGACGCGGGAGCCGATCTGCGCACCACCCAGAGCCGTGAACTGGCGCCGGGGGAGCGGGCCGTGCTGCCCACGGGGGTTTCCATCGCCCTGCCCGAGGGGTACGCGGCCTTCGTGCACCCGCGCTCGGGGCTCGCCGCCCGGTGCGGCGTCGCCCTCGTGAATGCCCCGGGGACGGTTGATGCCGGGTACCGTGGGGAGATCAAGGTGATCGTGGTGAATCTCGACCCGCGCGAGTCCGTGCGGTTCGAGCGCTTCGACCGGATTGCCCAACTGGTCGTCCAGCAGGTCGAGAGGGTCCGCTTCCAGGAGGTCGCGGAGCTTCCCGACTCGGCGCGGGCCGCAGGGGGCTTCGGGTCCACCGGCGGGCATGCCGCCGTGGGCGGCGCAAGCGGTACAAGCGGTCAGGCCGCCGAGGGCGGCGCGACGGGTGGGAATCGATACGCTTCGGTCGTATCCGACCGGGAAGGACAGTGA
- a CDS encoding DUF3710 domain-containing protein, whose amino-acid sequence MFGRRKKKGAAEDAAGEAEQVVDSVDTEADDVEGERERVRLEPEPRPDGPWDDSEVRDPAEGRVDLGGIFVPGVDGMELRVEVAGDAIVAATVVLRDSAIQLQAFAAPKREGIWGEVREEIGSGITQQGGIVDEVEGPLGWELRAQVPVQLPDGTGGFHVVRFVGVDGPRWFLRGVISGQGAVQPQAAGLLEQIFRDTVVVRGEGPMAPRDPIVLKLPNDAQMVPEGVQQQDEGSRFSGGMGQLQRGPEITEVR is encoded by the coding sequence GTGTTCGGACGTCGCAAGAAGAAGGGTGCCGCCGAGGACGCGGCCGGCGAGGCCGAGCAGGTCGTCGACAGTGTCGACACTGAGGCGGACGACGTAGAAGGCGAGCGCGAGCGTGTGCGGCTCGAGCCCGAGCCGCGGCCCGACGGGCCCTGGGACGACTCCGAGGTACGCGACCCGGCCGAGGGCCGCGTGGACCTCGGCGGGATCTTCGTGCCCGGGGTCGACGGCATGGAGCTGCGGGTCGAGGTCGCCGGTGACGCGATCGTCGCGGCGACCGTCGTGCTGCGCGACAGCGCCATCCAGCTGCAGGCCTTCGCCGCTCCCAAGCGCGAGGGCATCTGGGGCGAGGTGCGCGAGGAGATCGGCTCCGGCATCACCCAGCAGGGTGGCATCGTCGACGAGGTCGAGGGCCCGCTGGGCTGGGAGCTGCGGGCCCAGGTGCCGGTGCAGCTGCCCGACGGCACGGGCGGCTTCCATGTCGTGCGGTTCGTCGGCGTGGACGGTCCCCGCTGGTTCCTGCGCGGGGTGATCTCGGGCCAGGGCGCGGTGCAGCCGCAGGCGGCCGGGCTGCTCGAGCAGATCTTCCGGGACACGGTCGTGGTTCGCGGCGAGGGCCCGATGGCGCCGCGCGACCCGATCGTCCTGAAGCTGCCGAACGACGCGCAGATGGTGCCCGAGGGCGTCCAGCAGCAGGATGAGGGCTCCCGCTTCTCCGGCGGCATGGGCCAGTTGCAGCGCGGACCGGAGATCACCGAGGTCCGCTAG
- a CDS encoding alginate lyase family protein, which yields MRRTAFLVTVTALVLGALASPNVPRAQAAPTAFTHPGVTVSRAQLDFVRGKVDSAAQPWKGAFDQLLASKYANLTRTPKPRAVVECGSYSDPNHGCTDEREDALAAYTDALAWYVTRDERYAKKAIELMDAWSAVIKDHTDSNAPLQTGWAGSSWPRAAEIIKYTYTGAWNDSGRFATMLRDVYLPEIVNGSHSNGNWELSMTEAAIGISVFLEDKASYDKAMARFRTRTAAYVYLASDGELPKTVPSQNLDTRDKIVAYWQGQGTFVTGLTQETCRDLTHTGYGVSAISHVAETSRIQGQDLYGTDVGERLRQALGFQAKYQLGAAVPGWLCGGSLNTGLGPVTEVGYNALHNRLGIAMTNTQTLTLQNRPAGSNNLFVAWETLTHGDNPA from the coding sequence GTGCGTCGAACCGCATTCCTTGTGACCGTCACCGCCCTCGTCCTGGGCGCTCTCGCGTCCCCGAACGTCCCCCGGGCCCAAGCCGCCCCCACCGCCTTCACCCACCCCGGGGTCACCGTCTCCCGGGCGCAGCTGGACTTCGTCCGGGGCAAGGTCGACTCCGCGGCCCAGCCCTGGAAAGGTGCCTTCGATCAGCTGCTGGCGAGCAAGTACGCGAACCTGACCCGCACCCCCAAGCCCCGAGCCGTGGTCGAGTGCGGGTCGTACTCCGACCCGAACCACGGTTGCACGGACGAGCGCGAGGACGCCCTCGCCGCCTACACCGACGCCCTCGCCTGGTACGTCACCCGGGACGAGCGGTACGCGAAGAAGGCCATCGAGCTGATGGACGCCTGGTCGGCCGTGATCAAGGACCACACCGACAGCAACGCACCCCTGCAGACCGGCTGGGCCGGCTCCTCCTGGCCGAGGGCCGCCGAGATCATCAAGTACACGTACACCGGCGCCTGGAACGACTCGGGCCGCTTCGCGACCATGCTGCGGGACGTCTACCTGCCCGAGATCGTCAACGGTTCCCACTCCAACGGGAACTGGGAGCTGTCGATGACGGAGGCCGCGATCGGCATCTCCGTCTTCCTCGAGGACAAGGCGTCGTACGACAAGGCCATGGCGAGGTTCCGTACCCGCACGGCCGCCTACGTCTACCTGGCCTCCGACGGCGAGCTGCCGAAGACCGTGCCGAGCCAGAACCTGGACACCCGGGACAAGATCGTCGCCTACTGGCAGGGACAGGGCACCTTCGTCACCGGCCTGACCCAGGAGACCTGCCGCGACCTCACTCACACCGGGTACGGCGTCTCCGCGATCTCGCACGTCGCCGAGACCAGTCGGATCCAGGGCCAGGACCTGTACGGCACCGACGTCGGCGAGCGGCTGCGGCAGGCCCTCGGCTTCCAGGCCAAGTACCAGCTCGGCGCGGCCGTCCCGGGGTGGCTGTGCGGCGGCTCGCTGAACACGGGGCTCGGGCCGGTCACCGAGGTCGGCTACAACGCGCTGCACAACCGGCTGGGCATCGCCATGACCAACACGCAGACGCTGACCCTGCAGAACCGCCCGGCCGGCAGCAACAACCTCTTCGTCGCCTGGGAGACGCTGACCCACGGGGACAATCCCGCGTGA
- a CDS encoding ATP-binding protein yields the protein MARGKLRIYLGAAPGVGKTYAMLSEAHRRVERGTDCVVAFVEHHGRQRTEVLSHGLEQVTRRELEYRGGVFPEMDVDAVLARVPQVALVDELAHTNVPGSRNAKRWQDVEELLAAGVDVVSTVNIQHLESLGDVVESITGVRQQETVPDEFVRRADQVELVDMSPEALRRRMAHGNIYKPDKVDAALSNYFRPGNLTALRELALLWVADRVDEYLKQYRSEHRVSAIWGSRERIVVGLTGGPEGRTLIRRAARLAEKGAGGEVLAVYIARSDGLTSASPKELALQRTLVEDLGGTFHHVVGDDIPAALLDFARGVNATQIVLGSSRRKAWQYVFGPGVGATVARESGSDLDVHIVTHDEVAKGRGLPVARGARLGRARIIWGWLVGVAGPALLAVLLNSVHLGLANDMLLFLAVTVAAALLGGLLPALASAAVGSLLLNYFYTPPLHRWTIADPKNIVAIVIFVGVGVSVASVVDLAARRTHQAARLRAESEILSYLAGNVLRGETSLEALLERVRETFGMESAALLERADDRAPWTRAGHVGLGRPVERPEDADVDVPVGDHLALALTGRVLPAEDRRVLAAFAAQAVVVLDRRRLQEEADQARALAEGNRIRTALLAAVSHDLRTPLAGIKAAVSSLRSDDVAWSEEDRAELLEGIEEGADRLDHLVGNLLDMSRLQTGTVTPIIREIDLDEVVPMALGGVPDPEESVELDIPETLPMVAVDAGLLERSVANLVENAVKYSPGGEPVLVSASAMSDRVEVRVVDRGPGVPDEAKERIFAPFQRYGDAPRGAGVGLGLAVARGFAEAMGGTLNAEDTPGGGLTMVLTVRAAGPRPELQPVQRERQASC from the coding sequence ATGGCACGCGGCAAGCTTCGGATCTACCTCGGTGCGGCACCGGGCGTGGGCAAGACGTACGCGATGCTGTCCGAGGCGCACCGGCGGGTGGAGCGCGGTACGGACTGCGTCGTGGCGTTCGTGGAGCACCACGGGCGGCAGCGCACCGAGGTGCTGTCGCACGGGCTGGAGCAGGTTACGCGTCGCGAGCTGGAGTACCGGGGCGGCGTCTTCCCCGAGATGGACGTGGACGCGGTCCTGGCCCGCGTCCCGCAGGTCGCCCTGGTGGACGAGCTCGCCCACACGAACGTCCCGGGCTCGCGCAACGCCAAGCGCTGGCAGGACGTGGAGGAACTGCTCGCGGCCGGCGTCGACGTGGTCTCGACGGTGAACATCCAGCATCTGGAGTCCCTCGGCGACGTCGTGGAGTCGATCACGGGGGTGCGGCAGCAGGAGACCGTGCCCGACGAGTTCGTCCGGCGCGCCGACCAGGTCGAGCTGGTGGACATGTCACCCGAGGCGCTGCGGCGGCGGATGGCACACGGCAACATCTACAAGCCGGACAAGGTCGACGCAGCCCTGTCCAACTACTTCCGGCCCGGAAACCTCACCGCTCTGCGGGAGCTGGCCCTGCTGTGGGTGGCCGACCGGGTAGACGAGTACCTGAAGCAGTACCGCAGCGAGCACCGGGTGTCGGCGATCTGGGGTTCGCGCGAGCGGATCGTTGTCGGGCTGACCGGCGGCCCGGAGGGGCGCACCCTGATCCGGCGGGCGGCGCGGCTGGCGGAGAAGGGCGCGGGCGGCGAGGTGCTGGCCGTGTACATCGCGCGCAGTGACGGGCTGACCTCGGCCTCGCCCAAGGAGCTGGCGCTCCAGCGCACCCTCGTGGAGGACCTGGGCGGCACCTTCCATCACGTGGTCGGCGACGACATACCGGCCGCGCTGCTCGACTTCGCCCGAGGGGTGAACGCCACGCAGATCGTGCTCGGTTCCTCGCGCCGCAAGGCGTGGCAGTACGTCTTCGGACCCGGAGTCGGTGCGACGGTCGCCCGCGAGTCGGGGTCCGACCTCGACGTGCACATCGTCACCCACGACGAGGTCGCCAAGGGGCGCGGGCTGCCGGTGGCCCGGGGCGCCCGGCTCGGGCGGGCCCGGATCATCTGGGGCTGGCTGGTCGGAGTGGCGGGCCCGGCACTGCTGGCGGTGCTGCTGAACTCCGTCCATCTCGGCCTCGCCAACGACATGCTGCTGTTCCTGGCGGTGACCGTGGCGGCGGCGCTGCTCGGCGGGCTGCTGCCCGCGCTGGCCTCGGCGGCCGTGGGCTCGCTCCTGCTGAACTACTTCTACACACCGCCCCTGCACAGATGGACGATCGCCGACCCGAAGAACATCGTCGCCATCGTGATCTTCGTCGGGGTGGGGGTCTCGGTGGCGTCGGTGGTGGACCTGGCGGCCCGGCGTACGCATCAGGCGGCCCGGTTGCGGGCCGAGTCGGAGATCCTCTCCTACCTGGCGGGCAACGTGCTGCGGGGTGAGACCAGCCTGGAGGCGCTGCTGGAGCGGGTGCGGGAGACCTTCGGGATGGAGTCGGCGGCGCTGCTGGAGCGGGCGGACGACAGAGCGCCGTGGACCCGCGCGGGCCACGTCGGGCTCGGGCGCCCGGTCGAGCGGCCCGAGGACGCGGACGTGGACGTGCCGGTCGGGGACCATCTGGCGCTGGCGCTCACCGGGCGGGTGCTGCCCGCCGAGGACCGGCGGGTGCTGGCCGCGTTCGCCGCGCAGGCGGTCGTCGTGCTGGACCGGCGGCGCCTGCAGGAGGAGGCCGACCAGGCCCGCGCGCTGGCCGAGGGCAACCGCATCCGCACGGCCCTGCTGGCCGCCGTCAGCCACGACCTGCGCACGCCGCTGGCCGGGATCAAGGCGGCGGTGTCGAGCCTCAGATCCGACGACGTGGCCTGGTCGGAGGAGGACCGGGCGGAGCTGCTGGAGGGCATCGAGGAGGGCGCGGACCGCCTGGACCACCTGGTGGGCAACCTGCTGGACATGTCCCGCCTCCAGACCGGTACGGTCACGCCGATCATCCGGGAGATCGACCTCGACGAGGTGGTGCCGATGGCGCTCGGCGGGGTCCCGGATCCGGAGGAGAGCGTGGAGCTGGACATCCCGGAGACGCTGCCCATGGTCGCCGTGGACGCCGGACTGCTGGAGCGGTCGGTCGCCAACCTCGTGGAGAACGCGGTCAAGTACAGCCCGGGCGGTGAGCCCGTGCTGGTCTCGGCGAGTGCGATGTCCGACCGTGTCGAGGTGCGGGTCGTGGACCGTGGGCCGGGTGTCCCCGACGAGGCCAAGGAGCGGATATTCGCGCCCTTCCAGCGGTACGGTGACGCCCCGCGCGGGGCCGGGGTGGGGCTCGGCCTGGCGGTCGCGCGTGGCTTCGCCGAGGCCATGGGCGGCACCCTCAACGCCGAGGACACCCCAGGTGGCGGCCTCACCATGGTCCTCACCGTCCGCGCGGCGGGACCGCGCCCCGAGCTGCAACCCGTACAACGCGAAAGGCAGGCCTCATGCTGA
- a CDS encoding response regulator: MLSPAGGTPQAPTRVLVIDDEPQIVRALVINLKARKYEVDAAHDGATALRLAAARHPDVIVLDLGLPDMDGVAVIKGLRGWTRVPILVLSARHSSDEKVEALDAGADDYVTKPFGMDELLARLRAAVRRAEPAGGGEDEVLVETDEFTVDLAAKKVTRAGKDVRLTPTEWHLLEVLVRNSGRLVSQKQLLQEVWGPSYGTETNYLRVYMAQLRRKLEADPSHPKHFVTEPGMGYRFER, translated from the coding sequence ATGCTGAGCCCGGCTGGGGGGACACCCCAGGCTCCCACGAGGGTGCTCGTGATCGACGACGAGCCGCAGATCGTGCGCGCCCTCGTGATCAACCTCAAGGCCCGCAAGTACGAGGTCGACGCCGCTCACGACGGTGCCACCGCCCTCCGGCTCGCCGCCGCCCGCCACCCGGACGTGATCGTCCTCGACCTGGGGCTGCCGGACATGGACGGCGTCGCGGTGATCAAGGGGCTGCGCGGCTGGACCAGGGTGCCGATCCTGGTGCTGTCCGCCCGGCACTCCTCGGACGAGAAGGTCGAGGCGCTCGACGCCGGCGCCGACGACTACGTCACCAAGCCCTTCGGCATGGACGAGCTGCTGGCGCGGCTGCGGGCCGCGGTCCGCCGGGCCGAACCCGCCGGGGGCGGCGAGGACGAGGTCCTGGTGGAGACCGACGAGTTCACCGTCGACCTGGCCGCGAAGAAGGTCACCCGGGCCGGGAAGGACGTACGGCTGACGCCCACGGAGTGGCATCTGCTGGAGGTGCTGGTGCGCAACTCCGGCCGTCTGGTCAGCCAGAAGCAGCTGTTGCAGGAGGTGTGGGGGCCGTCGTACGGGACGGAGACGAACTATCTGCGGGTGTACATGGCCCAGCTGAGACGCAAGCTCGAGGCGGACCCCTCGCATCCCAAGCACTTCGTCACGGAACCCGGGATGGGGTACCGGTTCGAGCGCTAG